The Alnus glutinosa chromosome 3, dhAlnGlut1.1, whole genome shotgun sequence nucleotide sequence TTGACCACAAGAAATGTGAGACAGAAATTTCTAATGCCAATCGTCGGTCAGGTGGTTCAAGCCCTAACCCTAatcccaaacccaaacccaaacccggcCCCCACCATTTCTGGTCGTCATCATCGTCGTCATCAACCCCAAAACCACCGAACTCGCTTCCTGGGTCCCACACTAAACCCTCACTCCTATCATCTTCGGTTCCCAAAACGACCTCACTTCTCCTCGGCTCCCATGGCTGCTCTGCAACTCAGACCCAAACACAGAACCCTCCACAACCCTTCTCTCGTCAACCTCTTCTCAACCTCCCAAACCCCTCCTGAACCCACCCCCGCCGACCAGTCCCCGTCCTCCTCCTCACCCCACCCTGCCCAATCCCAATCCCAATCCCAATCTCAATCCTCCTTTTCCTCCTATTTCTCTGCCGTCAAAGCCAGCCTCAAACATCAGCAACATCAAGGACCACGAAGACCCACGAACCCTTCAAACCCTCTGAACCCATCTCTCTCCAGGCCTTCTAAAGTCGCTTCCCTCGAAGAAATCCGCAAGAACCTCTCCGAGTTCCGCCTCCGATCCTCGGTGCCTTCCCCCACCGAACCCAACTCTGCGTCTTCAAcctcatcatcatcacagcACATCTCGTTTCAAGAGCTTTACACACGGAATGTGACTGCGAAATCCAACGAGAACGGCGCCAATGCCGAATCAGACCCCGGAAAGGTCGGCGGCAGGCTCTCATTTGAAGCGATTCGCCAGAGTCTGCGGCAGATGCGGCCATCGTCCCCGCCTGGGGCGGCGCAGAATGAGAGGAGGGGTGTGGACCCGATGTCATTATCGGAATATAAGCACAGTTTGAAGTTGAGGCCGTCGCCGGAGTCGGGTCCGGTGATCGGTGGGACCGGTATGCTGCCGGCATCTGTGTTCGggaaggagagggagaggaaggGAACGGAGGGGGAGACAACGGCGATGAAGACGGAGTTTGTGAAGATGTATAGCTATAACGAGTTGGGGAAGAAGCTGAAGGAGCTGCGGC carries:
- the LOC133863910 gene encoding uncharacterized protein LOC133863910 isoform X1, which gives rise to MPIVGQVVQALTLIPNPNPNPAPTISGRHHRRHQPQNHRTRFLGPTLNPHSYHLRFPKRPHFSSAPMAALQLRPKHRTLHNPSLVNLFSTSQTPPEPTPADQSPSSSSPHPAQSQSQSQSQSSFSSYFSAVKASLKHQQHQGPRRPTNPSNPLNPSLSRPSKVASLEEIRKNLSEFRLRSSVPSPTEPNSASSTSSSSQHISFQELYTRNVTAKSNENGANAESDPGKVGGRLSFEAIRQSLRQMRPSSPPGAAQNERRGVDPMSLSEYKHSLKLRPSPESGPVIGGTGMLPASVFGKERERKGTEGETTAMKTEFVKMYSYNELGKKLKELRPEGKKEEEASFSLGELNERLIKLREMEEKETESRIGGVSFKDLRESLLTLKMSDDEKAKKSSIQRLDILGQLGRTPNFLLQPPKEHLVEKYFHPDNISSTEKLKIDLAKVRDEFKMSESDCGSARVQVAQLTTKIKHLSSVLHKKDKHSRKGLIGMVQLRKRLLKYLRRTDWDSYCLVLSKLGLRDNPNYKT
- the LOC133863910 gene encoding uncharacterized protein LOC133863910 isoform X2, producing MPIVGQVVQALTLIPNPNPNPAPTISGRHHRRHQPQNHRTRFLGPTLNPHSYHLRFPKRPHFSSAPMAALQLRPKHRTLHNPSLVNLFSTSQTPPEPTPADQSPSSSSPHPAQSQSQSQSQSSFSSYFSAVKASLKHQQHQGPRRPTNPSNPLNPSLSRPSKVASLEEIRKNLSEFRLRSSVPSPTEPNSASSTSSSSQHISFQELYTRNVTAKSNENGANAESDPGKVGGRLSFEAIRQSLRQMRPSSPPGAAQNERRGVDPMSLSEYKHSLKLRPSPESGPVIGGTGMLPASVFGKERERKGTEGETTAMKTEFVKMYSYNELGKKLKELRPEGKKEEEASFSLGELNERLIKLREMEEKETESRIGGVSFKDLRESLLTLKMSDDEKAKKSSIQRLDILGQLGRTPNFLLQPPKEHLVEKVLADSCSASCRSYSEYLSLKELEANSLHMITALV